The bacterium genome has a segment encoding these proteins:
- a CDS encoding single-stranded DNA-binding protein, with amino-acid sequence MISGWVGARPKDYPERDGKQRFVRLDVATNPPNSEKDANFVAVNAYGEMAGRIIDGLWIRRGDEVRVAGFLSTRHANPGCGRRHRFTVVVATDFELLRMSKSRPEARWRNVPRPPLLTPGKPSPF; translated from the coding sequence GTGATTTCTGGATGGGTTGGCGCACGACCCAAGGATTACCCCGAGCGAGATGGGAAGCAGCGATTCGTGCGCCTGGACGTAGCGACCAACCCGCCGAATTCCGAGAAGGACGCGAATTTTGTCGCGGTGAACGCCTACGGCGAGATGGCAGGCCGGATCATCGACGGACTTTGGATCCGTAGAGGCGACGAGGTGCGAGTAGCGGGCTTCCTCTCGACACGCCACGCTAACCCCGGCTGTGGCCGCAGGCACAGGTTCACCGTTGTGGTCGCTACTGATTTCGAGCTGCTCCGAATGTCCAAGAGTCGGCCCGAAGCTCGCTGGCGCAACGTGCCCAGGCCACCTCTGC
- a CDS encoding DNA-binding protein, producing the protein MASFEHLRSVKQIAEANPAFTEPSLRWLIFNAQSNGMNSALVRVGRRVLIDVQAFNAWLEEGRGRPMARMPWETKTQEP; encoded by the coding sequence ATGGCGAGTTTTGAGCACTTGAGATCGGTGAAGCAGATTGCGGAGGCAAACCCAGCTTTCACCGAACCGAGCCTGCGGTGGCTGATCTTCAACGCTCAATCAAACGGAATGAACAGCGCTCTGGTTCGCGTGGGGCGGCGTGTGCTCATCGACGTGCAGGCATTCAATGCCTGGCTCGAGGAGGGGCGAGGCAGGCCCATGGCCCGAATGCCTTGGGAAACGAAGACACAGGAACCATAG